From Candidatus Omnitrophota bacterium:
GACAAGAATTTGGTGACTGCTTCTCTAATTCCCGCTAAAAGTGGTAATGAATTAGGTAGCTGTCACCAAATTCTTTCTAGTTTGCTTTTCGAAGCCGAATCTCGCCCCGTCCACGCCATGCTCATGCAATACATCAAAGACGCCGGCGTCATGAAATTTATCCTCGATAAGTATAATAAAAACGACCTCCTTCGTATCCGCGACCTGCGCGCGCTCACGTCATTCGTCAACATGGTCAAGGAATCCGACATCGCGCGCCCGGGCATCACGCTCAAGGAATTCATCGACGAGCTGGAGACGCGCAAGGCCCACGGCATGTCCCTGCAGGGCGAGCTCGTCACGGCGACACAGGAAGGCGTGCGCATCTACACGGCCCACGGCTCAAAAGGCCTCGAATTCCACACGGTATTCATCCCGTTCTGCCTCGAGAAGAAGCGCTGGCCGAAGCGGCCGCAGGGCGTCTCGATCCCGCTCCCGCCCGAGGTCTACAAGTCGAAGGAGGTCCCGACCGACAAGGATATCTTAAAACAGCTCGATTATTACGACGAGACGCGCCTCTTCTACGTCGCCTCGACGCGCGCCAAGGCGAACCTCATCTACACCGCCAGCCCGACCGAGAGCGCGATCCCGAGCTCGTACCTTACGGGCGTGGCCGATGGGGGAGCCGCCGCCAAGAAAGAAGAGGACCTGCTCAAAGCCGCGCTCGAGATAACCGACGCAGAAGACCCGTTCATCGGCACCGACAAGATATTGAAAGATCTTGTCGCCGGCATCTCGCTCAACCCCACATCGCTCAACAATTATATAAATTGCCCGCGCAAATATCTCTATGATAACGCCCTGATGCTGCCGTCGGGCAAGAAGCAGCCGCTCGTCTTCGGTAACTGCACCCACAAGGCGCTGGAAAATACCTATGATAAATTCATGAAGACCGGCAAATTCCCGGATTTTGCGTTCTTTAAGGAGGCGTTCGCCAAAGAGTTAAACCACGAAGCCCCGGAAGCGGCGATAAAGACCGCCTGCCTGCGCCAGGTCGAGACGTTCAAGGCCTGGTTCAAGGAAGAGTCGCGCCTGCCGGTCAAGCCGCTCGGCCTCGAGAAACGGCTCGTGGTTATGCTTGAAGACGACCTTAAATTTTCCGGAAAGTATGATAAAACCGAGCCCGTTGGCACCGCCGCCGTTCGTGTGATAGATTACAAGACCGGCGAGCCGGACAAGCACGTCAAGGGCATAAACAGTTCGCTCTCGAAAGAGATCCCGGTTGCAAGCGATGAGTTCGAAGGATATTTGCGCCAGCTCATCGCGTACAAACTACTCTTCGACCGCGATAAGAATGAATCGCAGGGCCGCAAGGTAAAGGAGGGGGTGCTCGTCTTCCTCGACCCGGCCAAAGAGTCGGTTGCCAAGCACGACCTCAAGGCGGGCGGATTCGTCAAGAAGAAGGTCGAGCTGACCGAGGATATGGTCGCCGAGCTCGAGTCGGCCATCAAGGACGTCCGTCACCGCATCAAGAAGCTCGACTTCGCCAAACTGCCGGAGATCGACGAGAAACCCGGCAAATGCGGCCAGGGCAACAATAAATGCGATTTTTACGATATCTGCTGGGGATAGAAAGGTGAATTTTGGTGACTGCTCCTTAATTCCCCTATATACTTATTGTGAATTAAGGTAGCTGTCACCAAAATTCTTGGTTTATAATATGCCCATACTCATCGACGGCTGGAACATGGTTCGCCACGAAGGTTCAGGGATAGATCATGACGACGCCTTGGCCGGCGCAATGCACCTGATCGCCATCCTGGAGAAGTTCCAGGAGACCCACGCCGACCCCATCACCCTTGTATTCGACAGCAAGAATGAATATCTCGATATACCGAACAGGAGCACGGCGAAACTGCATATCGTCGCGGCCCGGAACGCCGATTCTTACATAAAGAAACACATCGACCAGATCCCGCCGCGCCAGCGCCGCAACCTTCGCGTCGTCTCCTCCGACCGCTCGCTGTATTTTTATGCGAAGGATGCGCGGGCTACGCCGATGAAATGTGAGGAGTTTTGGGGTAAGGTATGAAAATTTCTGAAAGAAATTTTAACTTTTTGTCGTCTATATACTAGAGGATTATTATTGACAAGAAGGAGAGCAAGTGGTATATCTATATCAAGTAGATAAAAATTTGAATCATTGTGGTATGTTACGAAGGGGGAACTGCCACGTTAAAATAATTAAAACCTTCGCCAACAAGGGCGAAGGTTTTTTTATTTATCTTTAAAATAAAGGGGAATATGCGCTATTACGGCTGTAAAAATAGGCTCTTGGATTTCATTGAAATGGGGGTCGCAAAGACTGGCATTAATCATGGCTCAACTTTTTGTGATCTTTTTAGCGGAACCACTACTGTTGCGCAGCATTTTAAGAAGAAGGGGTATACTGTTGTTGCGAACGATATCCTTGAATTTTCATATGCAATTGCTAGGGCATATATAAAAAATAATCAATACCCCTTGTTCAAGGACCTAAAAAATGAAGTAAAGGGAATTAATGGTTGTGAAAAAAATATCGAAATAATAATTGATTATTTGAATAGTCTACATCCCATAAATGGATTTATATATAGAAATTATTGCCCTTCTGGTTCGAAGGGTAGCGTTTATCAGCGACAATATTTTTCTGATGAAAATGGGAAAAAAATAGACGCGATTCGTTCTGAAATTTATAGATGGAAGAATGAGAGTCTTATATCAGAAGACGAAAACTATATTCTTTTAGCATCCTTGCTAGAGGCGATACCTTTTGTGGCAAATATTTCTGGCAATTATGCAGCCTTTCTGAAATGCTGGGATCGCAGGGCGTTGAAACCGTTAAGGCTAAAAGTGCCCAATATACCCTCGAGCATAAGAAAAAATAAAGTATTCAAAACAAACGCAAATGAGTTAATGCGAAAAATATCTTGCGATATTCTTTATATGGATCCGCCATACAATGAAAGACAGTATGCCCCAAATTATTTTTTACTTGAATTAATAGCGGAGGGGTGGTTTGGAGAGAAAAAGCCTCAAATATATGGAAAAACAGGCATGCGTCCATATGAAAACCAGAAGTCACTATACTGCCAAAAGCAAAAAGTGAAGGAAACGTTCAAAGATCTAATAGAAAATGCCGATACGAAATATATGCTGTTGAGTTATAACGATGAGGGGCTAATGTGTGAGGAAGAGATTATAGATACGCTATCCTTAAGAGGAAAGGTTAATATTATTGAGAAAGAACACAGAAGGTATAGAAGCATTAACCAGGATGAAACAGATAGACGCACAGTTAAAGAGAAACTTTATTTTGTAAAGGTAGCAAGATAATGGCAGAACGATTAAATAA
This genomic window contains:
- a CDS encoding ATP-dependent DNA helicase, which encodes MINLNTQQKLAAETLDGPVLVLAGPGTGKTELLSVRAANIIKAKKARPENILILTYTNAAAKAMKERLVNLLGADAYNIETATFHSFANSVVLESEEAAEYIQERVQITDIEQIKLLEYILDNTDGIDKIRPFRAPYAFEREISQRITELKREGVSPAQFAKIIEKTEPDGAYIEEKHIERLKALATVYKLYEEYKAGKNKALFDDRGRYDYDDMILFAVEAIRNEPELKAALQKQYTYIMVDEFQDTNGAQMDLLFELVGDFGDSFSNSRTKGSELGNCHQNLCCVGDDDQSIFRFQGASVANFRELKKRFPKLKEIPLEKNYRSTKEIISLAGRIINNLPVKERVHAKELAPETDFKKKTIEYDEFTTETEELLFIARRIKEIANKEEVPLDEVAVLVRQRDDILKIVDTFLRAGIPYATDGKEDIAGEKRVRQMLDVLYFAHTPDLDIEQKDAYLYRILTADYMQIPMNDVLRFIAGVRVKKYEQRKKGEAPTVSMFSEIMNSVTASKIGDKNLVTASLIPAKSGNELGSCHQILSSLLFEAESRPVHAMLMQYIKDAGVMKFILDKYNKNDLLRIRDLRALTSFVNMVKESDIARPGITLKEFIDELETRKAHGMSLQGELVTATQEGVRIYTAHGSKGLEFHTVFIPFCLEKKRWPKRPQGVSIPLPPEVYKSKEVPTDKDILKQLDYYDETRLFYVASTRAKANLIYTASPTESAIPSSYLTGVADGGAAAKKEEDLLKAALEITDAEDPFIGTDKILKDLVAGISLNPTSLNNYINCPRKYLYDNALMLPSGKKQPLVFGNCTHKALENTYDKFMKTGKFPDFAFFKEAFAKELNHEAPEAAIKTACLRQVETFKAWFKEESRLPVKPLGLEKRLVVMLEDDLKFSGKYDKTEPVGTAAVRVIDYKTGEPDKHVKGINSSLSKEIPVASDEFEGYLRQLIAYKLLFDRDKNESQGRKVKEGVLVFLDPAKESVAKHDLKAGGFVKKKVELTEDMVAELESAIKDVRHRIKKLDFAKLPEIDEKPGKCGQGNNKCDFYDICWG
- a CDS encoding NYN domain-containing protein yields the protein MPILIDGWNMVRHEGSGIDHDDALAGAMHLIAILEKFQETHADPITLVFDSKNEYLDIPNRSTAKLHIVAARNADSYIKKHIDQIPPRQRRNLRVVSSDRSLYFYAKDARATPMKCEEFWGKV
- a CDS encoding DNA adenine methylase yields the protein MRYYGCKNRLLDFIEMGVAKTGINHGSTFCDLFSGTTTVAQHFKKKGYTVVANDILEFSYAIARAYIKNNQYPLFKDLKNEVKGINGCEKNIEIIIDYLNSLHPINGFIYRNYCPSGSKGSVYQRQYFSDENGKKIDAIRSEIYRWKNESLISEDENYILLASLLEAIPFVANISGNYAAFLKCWDRRALKPLRLKVPNIPSSIRKNKVFKTNANELMRKISCDILYMDPPYNERQYAPNYFLLELIAEGWFGEKKPQIYGKTGMRPYENQKSLYCQKQKVKETFKDLIENADTKYMLLSYNDEGLMCEEEIIDTLSLRGKVNIIEKEHRRYRSINQDETDRRTVKEKLYFVKVAR